A window of Longispora fulva contains these coding sequences:
- a CDS encoding HNH endonuclease, producing MTLADVTAQDVLKAIAEFDRLGREEFLASTGFGTAREYFIEHNGQRYDSKAIVGYAHGVSQHVQLLPGDFTGGDKTVATLLRSLGFIVRQIRNPDWTRDEIVLACDLVVTNDWKVVGVNDPRVLDLSELLQTSAIHPIEVRGERFRNPAGVVRKTADIATRHPSYAGVPTHGNKVDGEVLSEFLARPEEMHAYAEALRAEIEAGDSIGQSPVVDPDLDGHSADEGRVLQRRHLRRERDPKLKAAKLAAARRLGVAIACEVCGFDFFRTYGPRGEGYIECHHRTPLSVSGPTKTRLEDLALICSNCHRMIHRNASDWLTIEQLASVISEQRLRSTSGPDGETGDAED from the coding sequence GTGACACTCGCAGACGTGACTGCTCAGGATGTGTTGAAGGCCATCGCGGAGTTTGATCGGCTTGGCCGGGAGGAATTCTTGGCGTCGACTGGCTTCGGCACGGCCCGTGAATACTTCATCGAACACAACGGTCAGAGGTATGACTCCAAGGCCATCGTTGGATACGCCCACGGAGTTAGCCAACATGTCCAACTTCTTCCTGGCGACTTTACCGGTGGAGACAAGACGGTAGCGACGCTTCTTCGGAGCCTTGGCTTCATTGTGCGACAGATCCGCAACCCCGACTGGACCCGCGATGAGATCGTATTGGCCTGCGATCTTGTGGTGACCAACGACTGGAAAGTGGTCGGAGTCAACGATCCGCGCGTGCTGGACCTATCAGAGCTGTTGCAGACCTCAGCGATCCACCCCATTGAGGTGCGCGGCGAGAGGTTCCGCAATCCTGCCGGAGTCGTCCGCAAGACCGCCGACATTGCGACCCGTCACCCCAGCTATGCCGGTGTGCCGACGCACGGAAACAAAGTCGATGGGGAGGTATTGTCAGAATTCCTTGCTCGCCCAGAGGAGATGCACGCATACGCCGAAGCTCTTCGCGCCGAAATCGAAGCGGGCGATTCGATAGGGCAATCACCCGTTGTGGACCCTGACCTTGATGGTCATTCGGCGGACGAGGGGCGAGTGCTGCAGCGCCGGCACCTCCGCCGCGAACGCGACCCAAAGCTGAAAGCCGCCAAGTTAGCGGCAGCTAGACGCCTAGGGGTCGCCATCGCCTGCGAGGTGTGTGGGTTTGATTTCTTTCGCACATATGGACCGCGGGGTGAAGGCTACATCGAGTGCCATCACCGCACGCCATTGTCGGTGAGCGGTCCCACAAAGACCCGGCTGGAGGACCTCGCGCTCATTTGTTCTAACTGTCACCGCATGATCCACCGTAATGCCAGCGACTGGCTCACTATCGAGCAGCTCGCGAGCGTGATCAGTGAACAAAGACTTCGGTCAACCTCTGGTCCTGACGGTGAAACTGGGGATGCCGAAGACTAG
- a CDS encoding DUF4365 domain-containing protein yields MRSATGLNPQMRQGYYGEAFVRVLAAASGLVVARMEVDVTGEDFIIGYPGRRNAVRYPKIEVQVKSWSVPKGNDNAWRFRMRAEHFNELAGTEFYVPRFLFLIVVPPDEDSYARADRDALRLHHAGYWASFRNQIPVTDAGSVTVDVPKDNLLTAHSIHHLFPASPVVMPLQRRSL; encoded by the coding sequence ATGAGATCGGCCACCGGCCTCAATCCCCAGATGCGACAGGGGTATTACGGAGAAGCCTTCGTGCGGGTCCTAGCGGCTGCTTCAGGGCTGGTCGTCGCCCGGATGGAAGTCGATGTCACCGGCGAGGACTTCATCATCGGGTATCCGGGTCGTCGGAACGCTGTTCGATATCCCAAGATCGAGGTGCAGGTCAAGTCCTGGAGCGTTCCGAAGGGCAACGACAACGCATGGCGATTTCGCATGCGGGCCGAACACTTCAACGAATTGGCCGGCACCGAATTCTATGTGCCTCGATTCCTCTTCCTGATTGTCGTTCCACCGGACGAGGACTCCTATGCGCGGGCGGACCGTGACGCGCTTCGACTGCACCACGCCGGTTACTGGGCCTCGTTCAGGAACCAGATTCCGGTCACCGACGCCGGTTCGGTGACAGTGGATGTACCGAAGGACAATCTGCTGACCGCACACTCGATCCACCACCTCTTTCCCGCCTCTCCCGTCGTGATGCCCCTCCAGCGGAGGTCCCTGTGA
- a CDS encoding heavy metal translocating P-type ATPase, which produces MSEILLDIGGMTCAACAARIEKKLNRLDGVTAQVNYATEKAKVSFDAPVTVAELVATVEATGYTAREPAPPVPEAVERTPDDGRTRLIGSALLTLPVLILSMVPAAQFTYWQWAALTLATPVVTWGAWPFHRAAFLNLRHAAATMDTLISVGVVASYTWSLWALFLGGAGESGMTMSMSWDATGSHLYLEVGAALTTFLLAGRYFEHRAKRKAGVALRALAELGAKEATLLDGSTVPIDRLAVGDLFVVRPGEKVATDGTVTEGGSAVDNSAVTGESVPVEVGPGDTVIGATVNAGGRIVVRATRVGADTQLAQLSRMVADAQSGKAPVQRLADRVAAVFVPVVLVLAVATLGFWWGSGNGLTGAFTAAVAVLIIACPCALGLATPTALLVGTGRGAQLGILIRGPEILESTRRVDTVLLDKTGTVTTGQMTVTSVTGHPDTLRYAGAVEHAAEHPIARAIAAEAGKRAAARVSDVPATQEAFLDPVTDFQSLPGLGAIGTVDGHRVLVGRAALLRDHGIPTDADGILVAWDNAVQGTITVEDRVKDTSARAVADLRALGLTPVLLTGDARATAEKVAAEVGIDTVIAEVLPAGKVAEVRRLQAAGKVVAMVGDGVNDAAALAQADLGIAMGTGTDAAIAAADLTLVRGDLRVAGDALRLSRSTLRTIKGNLFWAFSYNLVALPMAVAGLVTPVVAAAAMALSSVLVVSNSLRLFRFTPRA; this is translated from the coding sequence ATGTCCGAGATTCTGCTCGACATCGGCGGGATGACCTGCGCGGCGTGCGCGGCGCGGATCGAGAAGAAGCTCAACCGGCTCGACGGCGTGACCGCGCAGGTCAACTACGCCACCGAGAAGGCGAAGGTGTCCTTCGACGCGCCGGTCACGGTGGCCGAGCTGGTCGCGACCGTGGAGGCGACCGGGTACACAGCCCGGGAGCCCGCGCCGCCGGTCCCCGAAGCGGTTGAGCGGACGCCCGACGATGGCCGTACCCGTCTGATCGGTTCCGCCCTGCTCACCCTCCCGGTGCTGATCCTGTCGATGGTGCCGGCCGCCCAGTTCACCTACTGGCAGTGGGCGGCCCTGACCCTCGCCACCCCGGTCGTGACCTGGGGCGCGTGGCCGTTCCACCGGGCGGCGTTCCTCAACCTGCGGCACGCGGCGGCCACGATGGACACCCTGATCTCCGTCGGCGTCGTCGCCTCCTACACCTGGAGCCTGTGGGCGCTGTTCCTCGGCGGGGCCGGCGAATCCGGCATGACGATGTCGATGAGTTGGGACGCGACCGGCAGTCACCTCTACCTCGAGGTCGGCGCCGCGCTGACCACGTTCCTGCTCGCCGGCCGGTACTTCGAACACCGCGCCAAGCGGAAGGCCGGCGTCGCGCTCCGGGCGCTCGCCGAGCTGGGCGCCAAGGAGGCCACCCTGCTCGACGGCTCGACCGTGCCGATCGACCGGCTCGCCGTCGGGGACCTGTTCGTCGTGCGGCCGGGTGAGAAGGTCGCGACCGACGGCACGGTCACCGAGGGCGGCAGCGCCGTCGACAACAGCGCCGTGACCGGGGAGTCCGTACCCGTCGAGGTCGGGCCCGGCGACACCGTCATCGGGGCGACCGTCAACGCCGGTGGCCGGATCGTCGTCCGAGCCACCCGGGTCGGGGCCGACACCCAGCTCGCCCAGCTCAGCCGGATGGTCGCCGACGCGCAGAGCGGCAAGGCCCCGGTGCAGCGGCTCGCCGACCGGGTCGCGGCGGTGTTCGTCCCGGTGGTCCTGGTGCTGGCCGTAGCGACCCTGGGCTTCTGGTGGGGGAGCGGCAACGGACTGACCGGCGCGTTCACCGCGGCCGTGGCCGTGCTGATCATCGCCTGCCCCTGCGCCCTCGGGCTGGCGACGCCGACGGCTCTGCTGGTGGGCACCGGGCGGGGCGCCCAGTTGGGCATCCTGATCCGGGGGCCGGAGATCCTGGAGTCCACCCGGCGGGTCGACACCGTGCTGCTGGACAAGACGGGCACGGTCACGACCGGTCAGATGACGGTCACGTCGGTGACCGGGCACCCCGACACGCTGCGGTACGCGGGGGCGGTGGAACACGCCGCCGAGCATCCGATCGCGCGGGCCATCGCGGCCGAGGCCGGGAAGCGGGCGGCGGCCCGGGTGAGCGACGTGCCGGCGACCCAGGAAGCGTTCCTCGACCCGGTCACCGACTTCCAGTCCCTCCCGGGCCTCGGCGCGATCGGCACAGTGGACGGTCACCGCGTCCTCGTCGGCCGGGCCGCGCTCCTCCGCGACCACGGCATCCCCACCGACGCCGACGGCATCCTCGTCGCCTGGGACAACGCAGTCCAGGGCACGATCACGGTCGAGGACCGGGTGAAGGACACCTCGGCCCGGGCGGTCGCGGACCTGCGCGCCCTCGGCCTCACCCCCGTCCTGCTCACCGGCGACGCCCGCGCCACGGCCGAGAAGGTCGCAGCGGAGGTCGGGATCGACACCGTGATCGCCGAGGTGCTGCCGGCGGGCAAGGTAGCGGAGGTGCGGCGGCTCCAGGCGGCCGGCAAGGTCGTCGCGATGGTCGGTGACGGGGTCAACGACGCCGCCGCCCTCGCGCAGGCGGACCTCGGCATCGCGATGGGCACCGGTACCGACGCGGCGATCGCCGCTGCCGACCTGACCCTGGTGCGGGGCGATCTGCGGGTCGCCGGCGACGCGCTGCGGTTGTCCCGGAGCACGCTGCGCACGATCAAGGGGAACCTGTTCTGGGCCTTCTCCTACAACCTCGTGGCGCTGCCGATGGCCGTCGCGGGCCTGGTCACGCCGGTGGTCGCGGCCGCGGCGATGGCCCTGTCGAGCGTCCTGGTGGTCAGCAACAGCCTCCGCCTGTTCCGCTTCACCCCGCGCGCCTGA
- a CDS encoding C40 family peptidase, with translation MRLTALLLGALLLAPTPASADPTASPSPATGPSADAATDAQLDQTLAQLETIIDKYDTAREQLTTTRAQTTALAARLAPLRTQVATLNAEVGRLASALYQGGSASTANALVNATSPDQFASRLAIIDHLAHRNRRQIEALNQAKAGLETQKKALDSALQQQTRAEREIAAKKAHIEQQLTALTAARWGFNRLETRDNYVPPFKLGRGGAVVQYAYGAIGTPYVFGAEGPDAYDCSGLTMAAWRAAGVSLPHSAELQRSVTENVPASDLRPGDLVFYYPDVHHVAVYAGAGRVIHAPQPGQRITMAPMNQMPVHSFGRPGVRGGRAG, from the coding sequence ATGCGCCTGACGGCCCTTCTCCTCGGCGCCCTCCTGCTCGCCCCCACCCCGGCATCGGCCGACCCGACAGCCAGTCCATCCCCGGCCACCGGCCCTTCCGCCGACGCCGCCACCGACGCCCAGCTCGACCAGACCCTCGCCCAACTCGAAACCATCATCGACAAGTACGACACCGCCCGCGAACAACTCACCACCACCCGCGCCCAGACCACGGCCCTCGCCGCCCGCCTCGCCCCCCTCCGCACCCAGGTCGCCACCCTCAACGCCGAAGTCGGCCGCCTCGCCTCAGCCCTCTACCAGGGCGGCTCCGCCAGCACAGCCAACGCCCTCGTCAACGCCACCTCCCCCGACCAGTTCGCCTCCAGACTCGCCATCATCGACCACCTCGCCCACCGCAACCGCCGCCAGATCGAAGCCCTCAACCAGGCCAAAGCCGGCCTCGAAACCCAGAAGAAGGCCCTCGACTCCGCCCTCCAGCAACAGACCCGCGCCGAACGCGAGATCGCCGCCAAGAAAGCGCACATCGAACAACAACTGACAGCGCTCACGGCCGCCCGCTGGGGATTCAACCGACTGGAAACCCGCGACAACTACGTGCCACCGTTCAAGCTGGGGCGGGGCGGGGCGGTGGTCCAATACGCGTACGGGGCGATCGGTACCCCCTATGTCTTCGGTGCCGAGGGCCCGGACGCCTACGACTGCTCCGGGCTGACCATGGCAGCCTGGCGCGCGGCGGGGGTGTCGTTGCCGCACAGCGCGGAGCTGCAGCGTTCGGTGACCGAGAACGTGCCGGCGTCCGACCTGCGACCCGGCGACCTGGTGTTCTACTACCCGGACGTGCACCACGTCGCGGTGTACGCCGGGGCCGGGCGGGTGATCCACGCGCCGCAGCCGGGGCAGCGGATCACGATGGCGCCGATGAATCAGATGCCGGTGCACAGTTTCGGGCGGCCGGGGGTGCGGGGTGGGCGTGCGGGGTGA
- a CDS encoding heavy-metal-associated domain-containing protein, whose translation MNTTYTVAGMTCGHCVSAVSAELTKLPGVQNVAVDLESKAVTVTSAGPLELDLVRAAVDEAGYELS comes from the coding sequence ATGAACACGACCTACACCGTCGCCGGCATGACCTGTGGCCACTGCGTCTCCGCGGTGAGCGCCGAGCTGACCAAGCTCCCCGGCGTGCAGAATGTGGCTGTCGACCTCGAGAGTAAGGCCGTCACCGTGACCAGTGCCGGGCCGCTGGAGCTCGATCTGGTCCGCGCCGCCGTCGACGAGGCCGGGTACGAGCTGTCATGA
- a CDS encoding DNA cytosine methyltransferase produces MTLPELPRLTVLSLFTGTGGLDCGLEAAGLETVGCVELNELCRRSLEENRPGWKLLDCADVLQAATELRPRDLGLGSGALDVIAGGPPCQPFSVAGQWTSSGRRGMDDERAQTVVAMLDLVEAFLPRVLLIENVAGFLRGKISAQPFVEGRLNKINKRHGTSYQLQAEIVDAADYGVPQHRRRVIAVATRDGSAFALPAPTHAMERMTAWDAMGDLCEAVVPSGSGGWSDLLPSIPEGSNYQYLTARGGGSELFGYRTRYWSFLLKLARDKPAWTLPASPGPSTGPFHWDNRPLSVRERLRLQSFPDDWQPVGRFGEQVKQVGNATPPLLGEVIARALVGQVLVPGAQYPAAPALLRPRLDSAPQAVPPVPVPARFSAMVGEKPAHLGVGKGPAPRQTEGNEA; encoded by the coding sequence GTGACCCTTCCAGAATTACCCCGACTCACCGTCCTTTCGCTTTTCACCGGTACCGGAGGCCTCGACTGTGGTCTGGAAGCCGCCGGGCTGGAGACGGTCGGCTGTGTCGAGTTGAACGAACTGTGCCGGAGATCCCTGGAGGAGAACCGCCCCGGTTGGAAGTTGCTCGACTGCGCGGATGTGCTTCAGGCCGCCACCGAGTTGCGCCCGCGCGACTTGGGCCTCGGCAGCGGAGCTCTCGACGTGATCGCCGGTGGCCCGCCATGTCAGCCGTTCTCGGTGGCCGGGCAATGGACCAGCAGTGGACGGCGCGGCATGGACGACGAACGCGCACAGACGGTGGTCGCTATGCTGGACCTGGTAGAGGCATTCCTGCCCAGGGTGTTGCTGATCGAGAACGTGGCCGGTTTTCTGCGAGGAAAGATCTCCGCACAACCCTTCGTGGAAGGTCGCCTCAACAAGATCAACAAGCGGCACGGTACCTCGTATCAGCTACAGGCTGAGATCGTGGACGCTGCGGACTACGGCGTGCCGCAGCATCGCCGGCGGGTCATTGCGGTGGCAACCAGGGACGGGAGTGCCTTCGCGCTTCCCGCACCCACGCATGCCATGGAGCGAATGACCGCATGGGACGCGATGGGCGACCTGTGCGAGGCTGTTGTTCCGTCTGGAAGCGGCGGCTGGTCCGATCTGCTGCCCTCGATACCGGAGGGGTCCAACTATCAGTACCTCACGGCTCGCGGCGGGGGTAGCGAACTATTCGGGTATCGGACGCGCTACTGGTCCTTCCTCCTCAAACTGGCGCGCGACAAGCCCGCCTGGACGCTGCCGGCAAGCCCTGGCCCTTCGACCGGCCCCTTCCACTGGGACAACCGACCGCTCAGCGTGCGGGAGCGACTGCGGCTCCAGAGCTTCCCCGACGACTGGCAACCGGTGGGCCGCTTCGGCGAGCAGGTCAAGCAGGTAGGCAACGCCACGCCGCCTCTTCTAGGCGAAGTGATAGCCCGGGCACTTGTCGGCCAGGTGCTGGTGCCTGGCGCCCAGTACCCTGCTGCCCCGGCGTTGCTGAGGCCGCGGTTGGATTCGGCCCCCCAAGCTGTGCCACCGGTGCCGGTTCCTGCCCGCTTCAGCGCCATGGTCGGCGAGAAGCCGGCGCATCTCGGCGTGGGAAAGGGTCCGGCGCCCCGCCAGACCGAGGGAAACGAGGCGTGA